A genome region from Acidimicrobiia bacterium includes the following:
- a CDS encoding MgtC/SapB family protein has product MEIAIKLFLSVLVGGIVGAEREYRDKAAGFRTILLITLGATVFTIISEDLAGLNNDPGRVAAGIVTGIGFLGGGVIFKRNGSIQGITTAATIWLAAALGMGIGAGEYATSLAAFAIMMVVLVILPKAEALIDVRSEQLTYRIVTVADQSKLGELHQQFLALGLKIRSFKEAKDHDQMITFFSAGGPQVAHRAVMRALYEDPEVVEFET; this is encoded by the coding sequence ATGGAAATCGCCATCAAGCTCTTCCTGTCGGTCCTCGTTGGGGGAATAGTCGGCGCCGAGCGGGAATACCGGGACAAAGCTGCCGGATTTCGGACCATCCTGCTCATCACGCTCGGAGCCACCGTCTTCACCATCATCTCAGAAGATCTGGCCGGATTGAACAATGACCCGGGTCGCGTTGCCGCGGGAATAGTGACCGGAATCGGATTCCTCGGCGGCGGAGTCATTTTCAAACGCAACGGCAGTATCCAGGGTATCACGACCGCAGCCACCATCTGGTTGGCGGCGGCTCTCGGGATGGGCATCGGCGCCGGGGAGTACGCAACCAGTCTGGCCGCGTTCGCCATCATGATGGTGGTGCTGGTGATCCTCCCGAAAGCCGAGGCACTCATTGACGTCCGATCGGAACAGTTGACTTACCGGATCGTCACCGTCGCAGACCAGTCGAAACTCGGGGAACTCCACCAACAGTTCCTCGCCCTCGGCCTGAAGATTCGTTCCTTCAAAGAAGCCAAGGACCACGATCAAATGATCACCTTCTTCAGCGCCGGCGGTCCCCAGGTCGCCCACCGGGCCGTCATGCGGGCGCTGTACGAAGATCCTGAGGTTGTCGAGTTCGAAACCTGA
- a CDS encoding aminopeptidase P N-terminal domain-containing protein, which yields MDQFAHRRAQLAETIGDGVAIIPAGREATRNDDVHYEFRQDSNFYFLTGFTEPDAVAVLNPSHPTEPYTLFVRPRDREMEIWNGYRAGTEGAVRTFGADRAHPINDLSDRLKDHLIGTETVFYRIGGPLDATVLSMIQELAPLAARYGKTIPTRIVDPSPALAELRLRKSDAELEHLRRACDVSVLGHQAAMRFTTPGAHEYQVQSAMESVFRQEGSPRNGYPSIVASGPNATILHYTENSRQIQDGDLVLIDAAAEYGYFSSDITRTFPANGTFTAAQRAVYEVVLAAQRASIARAAVGTTHRDLHETAKRVLTEGLIDLGMLPNGIEDSLSMHHYREYFMHGTGHWLGMDVHDAGSVQVGDDSRVLEVGMSFTVEPGIYIDPDRETVDFALVEYDLDARYERRYRMGRDAALKLEAEENKDARSIAHEIPAEFRGIGIRIEDDIAMTPTGAVNLTGALAVDPDDVEALCQS from the coding sequence ATGGACCAATTTGCGCACCGGAGAGCACAGCTAGCCGAGACAATCGGCGACGGAGTTGCCATCATTCCGGCCGGTCGGGAAGCCACCCGCAACGATGACGTCCATTACGAGTTTCGGCAGGACTCGAACTTCTATTTCCTGACCGGGTTCACCGAACCAGATGCCGTGGCGGTGCTAAATCCTTCCCATCCCACCGAGCCGTACACGCTATTTGTGCGTCCCCGGGATCGTGAGATGGAAATCTGGAACGGATACCGGGCCGGAACGGAAGGCGCCGTGCGTACCTTTGGGGCCGACCGGGCCCACCCGATCAACGACCTATCGGACAGGCTAAAAGACCACTTGATCGGAACCGAGACGGTCTTCTACCGGATCGGAGGCCCGCTCGACGCCACGGTTTTGAGCATGATCCAGGAATTGGCACCGCTTGCCGCACGGTATGGCAAGACCATTCCCACCCGGATCGTCGATCCTTCGCCGGCCCTGGCCGAGCTCCGATTGAGAAAATCGGACGCAGAGCTTGAACATCTCAGGAGGGCTTGCGACGTTTCGGTTCTTGGACACCAAGCCGCCATGCGCTTCACCACACCAGGCGCGCACGAATATCAGGTCCAGTCGGCAATGGAGTCCGTCTTCAGACAGGAAGGCTCGCCACGTAACGGGTACCCGTCGATCGTCGCGTCAGGCCCGAACGCCACCATTTTGCACTACACGGAGAACAGCCGCCAGATCCAAGACGGTGACCTGGTACTCATCGACGCCGCAGCCGAGTATGGCTACTTCTCGTCGGATATCACCCGTACCTTCCCGGCCAACGGTACCTTCACGGCCGCCCAACGGGCCGTTTACGAGGTGGTTCTGGCGGCTCAACGGGCGTCGATCGCCCGGGCTGCGGTTGGCACGACCCATCGCGACCTGCACGAGACGGCCAAGCGAGTCCTTACCGAAGGATTGATCGACCTTGGAATGTTGCCCAACGGCATCGAAGATTCGTTGAGCATGCATCATTATCGCGAGTACTTCATGCACGGCACCGGGCACTGGCTCGGGATGGACGTGCACGATGCCGGGTCGGTTCAGGTCGGAGACGACTCACGGGTCCTTGAGGTCGGCATGTCATTCACCGTTGAACCCGGCATCTACATCGACCCTGATCGGGAGACGGTTGATTTCGCTCTCGTCGAGTATGACCTTGATGCCCGCTACGAACGTCGATACCGAATGGGCCGGGATGCTGCCCTCAAATTGGAGGCCGAGGAGAACAAGGACGCCCGGTCGATTGCCCACGAGATCCCGGCGGAGTTCCGTGGCATCGGGATCCGGATCGAAGATGACATCGCCATGACCCCCACCGGGGCCGTCAATCTAACCGGTGCTCTGGCAGTCGACCCGGACGATGTCGAGGCGCTCTGTCAGAGCTGA
- a CDS encoding GNAT family N-acetyltransferase, translated as MLALLADGETITIRPISKADRSQLATGLSATSEQSRFLRFMRMVDRLTEAELDYLVNVDGVDHVALVAVVDGGQGIGVARYIRDTEDPSLAEAAVMVLDAHHGRGVGTALVKALADAALTNGVSRFTAYVLPENRAAIDGLTRAGAIIEQEDGLLRMTVDLPLEEDLFCQSALRVALREAAACDLTLDDQL; from the coding sequence ATGCTTGCATTGCTCGCCGACGGCGAGACCATCACGATTCGCCCGATCTCAAAAGCGGACCGCTCCCAACTGGCGACCGGATTGAGCGCGACGAGCGAGCAAAGCAGGTTCCTCCGCTTCATGCGGATGGTAGACCGGCTTACCGAAGCCGAACTCGATTACCTCGTCAACGTGGACGGAGTGGACCACGTCGCCCTCGTCGCCGTGGTTGACGGAGGCCAGGGAATCGGCGTGGCCCGATACATCCGAGACACCGAGGACCCGAGCCTTGCCGAAGCCGCGGTCATGGTCCTGGACGCGCACCACGGTCGAGGCGTCGGAACCGCGCTGGTCAAAGCGCTCGCCGACGCGGCCCTCACCAATGGCGTTAGTCGTTTCACCGCCTATGTCCTACCGGAGAATCGAGCCGCCATCGACGGTCTCACCAGGGCCGGGGCAATCATCGAACAGGAAGATGGTCTCTTGCGAATGACCGTCGACTTGCCGCTCGAAGAAGACCTGTTTTGTCAGAGTGCCTTACGGGTGGCGCTGCGCGAGGCCGCGGCCTGCGACCTGACGTTGGACGATCAGCTCTGA
- a CDS encoding GNAT family N-acetyltransferase, whose product MISPSENDVLGSSEWQTETPRIGLRTFDERDLDLFLEYRNDPEIARLQGWELPYTEAEAHEFFEDLSQFPPGTPGEWHQFAVVDKTTGVTVGDVGLHVRAADPSTADVGYTIARSYQRRGYATEAVGAVIEFAFDVVGVRTVFANALAENEASRAVAERVGMALDKQWLTNDGEELVRYSIVN is encoded by the coding sequence GTGATTTCGCCCAGCGAGAACGACGTTTTGGGCAGTAGCGAGTGGCAGACGGAGACTCCCCGGATCGGGCTCCGCACGTTTGACGAACGCGACCTCGATCTTTTCCTGGAGTATCGCAACGACCCTGAAATAGCCCGTCTACAGGGTTGGGAATTGCCATACACCGAAGCGGAAGCCCACGAATTCTTCGAGGATCTATCCCAGTTTCCGCCAGGCACTCCCGGCGAATGGCATCAATTCGCCGTCGTCGACAAGACGACGGGAGTCACGGTCGGCGACGTCGGGCTGCACGTGCGGGCGGCTGATCCCTCGACCGCCGACGTCGGCTACACCATCGCTCGCAGCTATCAACGAAGAGGCTACGCAACGGAGGCGGTCGGAGCCGTCATCGAGTTCGCGTTTGATGTGGTGGGCGTCAGAACCGTTTTTGCCAACGCACTCGCCGAAAACGAAGCGTCGCGAGCCGTCGCCGAACGGGTCGGCATGGCCCTTGACAAACAATGGTTGACCAATGATGGCGAAGAGCTGGTCAGGTACTCGATCGTCAACTAG